A single Corvus hawaiiensis isolate bCorHaw1 chromosome 24, bCorHaw1.pri.cur, whole genome shotgun sequence DNA region contains:
- the LOC125338008 gene encoding uncharacterized protein LOC125338008 gives MTQRVLDTPKGSTELNGIRGSQRVLDTPKASVDPKGIQGAQWDPWIPKVPWIPEDSGHPEGIHGAQRVPWTPKGSVGSGFCWIPKGSVELNGIRGPRWVLGTPKGSRELSGIRGPRWVLGTPKGLRAPEGSRDPPASCGPQRLLQSPRFCSAPKVFQRPQKDFMDPPKCSRDPKRILRTPKCSTDPKRILWIPQSVPETPKGFYGPQKDFMDPPKCSRDPKRILWTPKGFYGPQSVPETPKEFYGPQSVPEAPKGFYGSPKRILWTPKDFVDPKKILWTPKDFKDPKKDFKDPKKFSGPDGFYGPKGFDNPTARRSPGFYGPGVLWPWGFMAPRVLWPWGFMAPRDLWPPRFYGPGIYTPMRESASIKIWELLWARCLPGTARDLSGIPFPVFPVVQRVGIGVFLGFHSLFFPVTQRVGIWVYLGLHSLFFQLFQGQEWGFIRGLSRIYVGFHSLFFQLFQGWELGFLQDFIPCFPSCSKAGNEDSSRIYPGFIWDSIPCFSQLCKEWELGFFWDSIPWVSSCSKDGNGDLSGIYPGFLQDSIPCFSQLCQGWELGFIWDSIPCFSQLCKEWELGFFWDFIPCFCSCSKGRNGDLSRISPGFHSLFSQLFQGWELGFIWDSIPCFPSYAKTGNGALSGIPFPVFPAVPTLGIGDLSGIPFPVFPAVPTLGIGVLSQIPFPVSQLCQGWELGFFWDSIPCFPSCSKAGNWGFIPDSIPCFPSCSQCRQ, from the exons ATGACCCAAAGGGTTCTGGACACCCCAAAGGGATCCACAGAGCTCAATGGGATCCGTGGATCCCAAAGGGTTCTGGACACCCCAAAGGCTTCTGTGGACCCCAAAGGGATCCAGGGAGCTCAATGGGATCCGTGGATCCCAAAGGTTCCGTGgatcccagaggattctggacACCCCGAAGGGATCCACGGAGCTCAGCGGGTTCCATGGACCCCAAAGGGTTCTGTGGGATCTGGGTTCTGTTGGATCCCAAAAGGTTCCGTGGAGCTCAATGGGATCCGTGGTCCCCGATGGGTTCTGGGGACCccaaaaggctccagggagctCAGTGGGATCCGTGGTCCCCGATGGGTTCTGGGGACCCCAAAGGGTTTGAGGGCCCCTGAAGGGTCCAGGGACCCCCCCGCGTCCTGTGGACCCCAAAGGCTTCTCCAGAGCCCCAGGTTCTGCTCAGCCCCCAAAGTGTTCCAGAGACCCCAAAAGGATTTTATGGATCCCCCAAAGTGTTCCAGAGACCCCAAAAG GATTTTAAGGACCCCAAAGTGTTCCACAGACCCCAAAAGGATTTTATGGATCCCCCAAAGTGTTCCAGAGACCCCAAAAGGATTTTATGGGCCCCAAAAGGATTTTATGGATCCCCCAAAGTGTTCCAGAGACCCCAAAAGGATTTTATGGACCCCAAAAGGATTTTATGGACCCCAAAGTGTTCCAGAGACCCCAAAAGAATTTTATGGACCCCAAAGTGTTCCAGAGGCCCCAAAAGGATTTTATGGATCCCCCAAAAGGATTTTATGGACTCCAAAGGATTTTGTGGACCCCAAAAAGATTTTATGGACTCCAAAGGATTTTAAGGACCCCAAAAAGGATTTTAAGGACCCCAAAAAGTTCTCCGGCCCCGATGGATTCTATGGCCCCAAAGGGTTCGACAACCCCACAGCTCGAAGGTCACCGGGGTTTTATGGCCCTGGGGTTTTATGGCCCTGGGGTTTTATGGCCCCCAGGGTTTTATGGCCCTGGGGATTTATGGCCCCCAGG GATTTATGGCCCCCGAGGTTTTATGGCCCCGGGATTTACACCCCGATGCGTGAAAGTGCCTCCATAAAGATTTGGGAACTTTTATGGGCTCGGTGCCTTCCTGGGACAGCGAGG GATTTATCTGGGATtccattccctgttttcccagtTGTGCAAAGAGTGGGAattggggtttttctgggattccattccctgttttttccaGTTACGCAAAGAGTGGGAATTTGGGTTTATCTGGGATTGcattccctgtttttccagTTGTTCCAAGGGCAGGAATGGGGATTTATCCGGGGTTTATCCAGGATTTATGTGGGATTccattccctgtttttccagTTGTTCCAAGGCTGGGAATTGGGATTTCTCCAGGATttcattccctgttttcccagtTGTTCCAAGGCTGGGAATGAGGATTCATCCAGGATTTATCCAGGATTTATCTGGGATTccattccctgtttttcccagtTGTGCAAAGAGTGGGAattggggtttttctgggatTCCATTCCCTGGGTTTCCAGTTGTTCCAAGGACGGGAATGGGGATTTATCCGGGATTTATCCGGGATTTCTCCAGGATTccattccctgtttttcccagtTATGCCAAGGCTGGGAATTGGGATTTATCTGGGATTccattccctgtttttcccagtTGTGCAAAGAGTGGGAattggggtttttctgggatTTCATTCCCTGTTTTTGCAGTTGTTCCAAGGGCAGGAATGGGGATTTATCCAGGATTTCTCCAGGATtccattccctgttttcccagtTGTTCCAAGGCTGGGAATTGGGGTTTATCTGGGATtccattccctgttttcccagtTATGCCAAGACTGGGAATGGGGCTTTATCCGGGATtccattccctgttttcccagctgttccAACGCTGGGAattggg GATTTATCCGGGATtccattccctgttttcccagctgttccAACGCTGGGAATTGGGGTTTTATCCCAGATTCCATTCCCTGTTTCCCAGTTATGCCAAGGCTGGGAATTAGGATTTTTCTGGGATtccattccctgttttcccagctgttccAAGGCTGGGAATTGGGGCTTTATCCCAGATtccattccctgctttcccagctgttcccagtgcAGGCAATGA